The genome window CCTAGAATTGTGTGTAAAAAATCTAAATGACTTATAAtaaggaccagagggagtagTTTCCAATAGTTAATGTACTCAAATTACAGATCATGATGAAATTTGAGGAATGTTAGAAACTAGCACCCCGGGAAATAAGAGACCTTAACATGCGTTGATTTGAAGGGAATTGGGAGAAGTGGGACAATTGGGGGCTCAAGACTCAAGAGCCTAAGCCCAACCTCTAGATCTAAAATCACCCCAAATTGTGGGGTGGGGGTGTCAAAAAAACACTTGAAAGATTTTGTACATTTGTGTCTTTATATGGCTGGTGAGAATTGAAAGAAGTAGGGTTATATTTATAGATCATAGCTAGGTTTCTTAATTATGAGAAACAACTGGTAACACATGCTACCCTATTCATTTCTTCACAATCATAAAGTGAAATATTTGTGATCCAAAggtgaaaaagttaaaacacccCATCTCTTCTTTACATCCCTAGCTACCAATCCATCATTTTCATATCATCAATTGTTTGACCCCAATCTACCAATCTAACCGctgaaaaagttaaaatttagcAATCTCGTCATCACTGACGAAACTCGGATCGAAAAACTCTTCCAAATAAATAggatttttttcttattaaattgtTATTTCGAAAGAATTGATACTAAAAATATGTATCTGTGATTTTTGAAGTTCAGCcagtaaaaatattttagaaaggACTAGAGGATACATTAAGAAGTGTGTGAAAAGGCAAAATTAAGCACGAGAGACTATGTGGATCGGAGTAATGTTATTAGGAACTCGAGAATTAAGTTGACTAATTACGTATTTATAGATTGATTACGCAATTGATTATGATACCTCACCTAATAAATGACAGCAAGTCAGAAGAGAACGTAGTAGTACTTGTTTACTCTGTTTCGATCAATGATTCTTTGGTTGTACGTACTAAACTAACGTGTGTTAATTATAGCGAATTATGATGAAATATTCATTGTTGAGTTCATTTTCCTGTTAAATTAATCTTTTCGTCCTCGTTATGCACGAGCAGCACCCAGAGAGAGATAATGAGGCCAAATTATCTGCACTTCCTTGTACTCGGACTCGGATAAAAGTGTCGAATATGAATATATTTCATGTGTTAGTTTCagtaatattttaaaagttttacatatttttgatttataatagGAGTCATCGTCCAAGCGTTGATGTCCGAATACAGAGTGTCCAACACGAGTATTTCGACGCAAAAGTCTGAATAACATAAGTTCCGTATACAGATAGAGCCATAGAGGCGATACGACAGTGGGTAGAAATGTGAATCTTATTCTCTTCTCCTGTCTTAATGACTTTATTTCAAGttattcttcttgtttttattattctattctagtcatttttaaaaaaaatcggtgattaatcgagAGATTTATTGTTACGAGATTGTAACACATTGTCTCAATTAAACGGAAATCCGAACACAGGAAGCATACTTATGAAATAATGTAGTGGACTAGCCGGCTGGTATAGACGAAGGTGCAAAGTTGCTATATATGGCACCACTGTGATTACCTGGTTGAACAAATCTATACATGTATTATCTATGACGACAATTTCTCAAGTGCTGGATTCAGATTGTTGGCCCCATTGCTAACTCTTTCACATGCTAGGTTGGTGAACCTATTAAACATTCAAATACACCAAGTCTTTTTCCAAAACAACATCATTTGGAGCATACAATATGTTATAAGCTGCAAACAAGTATCTTATAAtctagaataatatatatactattattGAAACCGTAATTGATTTATAtcataatcacaaattcaaTGTTAGAGTTTGGATTAGCAAATATTTGCCTCAAATGATAACTTCATTCTCATTAGACTCGGTTTTTTAGGATTTCATATCATCCACATTCTTGTTAATCTGTTTTCATATTCTTCATTCTCAATTTACATTTTcgtcctgacaaaaaaaaaaaaaaaaaatttacattttCGTCCTCGTCCATAATCCAATTTTAATATTGGTCTCAAACGGACACAATTATCATGTGCTACAAGATTTTGGGAGAACCGATAACTGTTTAGTTCCGTCCACGAGCAAGAAACTTAAGTGCAATTACGGGTGTAAACATACGACTACGAGAGGCAAAAGCAAACCACATCCTGTTAATGTGCTTGTAAAGGGTGATTGGCTATATATGATTCTGTCAGACGGAGGATAAACATCACACAAGTTGAACAAGGTACATCTCTATTTGCGTATTCAAATTACCAAGCATTTGCTTTCACAGCTGAcacctaaaataataaaaagggAAAGCAGTGTAAATTAAAGAAAGTACATTTATGTTTTGAGGCATTTTGTCCAACCATATGTGATGTAACTGATTCACTCAACTTGTGTTCGAATTTTTTGGCTAAACTTCATTTCTTTAACCTATTTATATCAGTGTCATAAGTGAAActcggagattaattgaattgatcgggaaTTAATAtgatgattaattgaataatcggAAATATAATCAGATCGTCAAGTTACATAACAGAGATAAATCGATGATGGACATGTTTTGATTGTTGCAACATGAAGTTGCGAATAATGTTCTAACGTGTTTTTGGCATTCGTAATCTGAAGTTGCAGTTGCAGAGTTCGCAACTTCATGTTAACGTGTTTTATCATCCGAATCTCGAAGTTAATGAAGTGTACATTGAGTATGAGATTATATGCATGCACCAAATTTTCTgtctaaatattaaattttgtaaggTGCAGAAATGGTGTCACTGACTCACTGTGTAGAGACAGGGATATGAAGAGATAATGGGCTGGCCTTGGGTGATTTGGGAGCATTAGCTTTTTAGAGTTCAATTAAAGTAAATCACAGTCTTTATTAAAGAAGATACGTATATAAATTCTACTTAATGTGTTAATGTAAAATCTAATCATCAAACCCCATGTCCTCCTTATTTATATTCTCCTTGTTTAGCAACTCTGGAGTTCTCACACCCAATATTTAATACTCCACACTCTCTCAGCTCTCATCCACTGCACACCacttatttctttttatatgcTTGTGAAACTAGCCAGAACAAACAGCCTTGTCAAGCCCTTTAACAATGGTGGTCAAGAAGCCAAGAATTGTGATCATTGGTGCAGGAATGGCTGGCCTCACAGCTGCCAACAAGCTTTACACAGCTCAGAAAGATGGTGAGTCTTTTGAGGTGTGTGTGTTTGAAGGGGGGTCAAGAATTGGTGGAAGAATCAACACTTCAGAGTTTGGTGGTGATAGGATTGAGCTTGGTGCAACTTGGATCCATGGGATTGGGAACAGCCCAGTTCATAAAATTGCTCAGGAGACTGGGTCTTTACAGTCTGAGCAGCCCTGGGAATGTATGGATGGGTTTCTTGATGACCCTGTTACAGTTGCTGAAGGGGGGTTTGAGGTGAGTCCATCACTTGTTGAGGTTATTACAAATCTGTTCAACTCACTTATGGACTTTGCTCAGGGTAAGAATGTTGAGTTTCAAGAAAATGTTGCAGCCAAAGCTTTCTTGAATTGTGGGTCTGAAAAACCAAGTCTTGGCTTGTTTTTGAGGAATGGGCTTGAGGCCTACTGGGATTCAGTGAAGAATGGTGAGGAAGATGTTGGTTGGAGTAGAAAGTTGCTTGAAGAAGCTATTTTTGCAATGCATGAGAATACTCAGAGGACTTATACTTCAGCTGGGGATTTGCTGAATCTTGATTATAATGCTGAGAGTGAGTACAGGATGTTTCCTGGTGAGGAAATCACCATTGCTAAGGGTTACATGAGTATAATTGAATCTATAGCCTCTGTTTTACCGGATGGTATGATTCAATTAGGCCGAAAAGTCGAAAAGATTGAGTGGCAGCCCAGCAGTTGTCATGGCACAACTAGGCCAGTCAAGTTACATTTTTCTGATGGAACCTCTTTTTCAGCTGATCATGTAATTGTCACTGTGTCATTAGGTGTGCTTAAAGCTCGAATTCGCGATGAATCAACTATGTTCTTACCTCCCCTTCCCAGTTTCAAGAACCAAGCGATCTCGAAACTAGGATATGGAGTTGTTAACAAGTTGTTCTTGCAAGTAAACACAACCCATGATCAAGAAACCAATGAGTCAAGCAAATTCCCTTTCTTGCAAATGGCCTTCCATCAATCCGATTCGAAACTAAAAAACCCCAACATTCCTTGGTGGCTGAGAAGAACGGCTTACATAAGTCCAATTTACAAGAAATCAAGTGTGGTTCTAGCTTGGCTGGCAGGAAAAGAAGCTTCTGCACTTGAGTCCCTTGATGATGAGGAGATCCTCAATAAGGTTTCGACAACAATCTCGAGTTTTCTGTCAAGTCCAACCAAATTATGCAATGGGAATGCAAGTTCTTTAGGCAATTATGATGGAAAAGAATTGAAATTTACCAATGTTTTAAGGACCAAATGGGGCACTGATCCATTGTTCATGGGCTCATATAGTTATGTAGCAGTTGGTTCAAGTGGAGAAGATATAGACAAGCTGGCTGAGCCATTGCCAGAAAATGGGTCAGCCTCAGCTCCAGCTCCACTACAAATCCTATTTGCAGGGGAAGCAACTCACAGAACTCATTATTCAACCACTCATGGAGCTTATTTTAGTGGCTTAAGAGAAGCTAATAGACTTCTCAAATATTACAAGTGTATTAGTGATCTTTAAGGGGGgctttgtttgttttgtttgctaaataatttttaaaaaaaaagtaggCCAGCTTAATGGGGACACCTGTCTATCATCTCCTCTTTAGTATGATCATATATCATTATAGGAAAGATTTGTTTAAGTTATAATGTTGATAGATCTCTGCATTATGGGTATATTAAGAGGTTGGAGGAATGAAAGGGAGAGATGTAGACATTTTGAGATGTATTGAATGAAATTAAAGAAGCTTCTTTTACAATGTTTATTCATTGCTTTTTCTGTTTGATTGTGATTTCTTAGCtgctttttttccttttaatttcATCATGTCTTGGACCTTGAAAGAAAGAAACTCTCTGGTTGTTGCTGTCAAGGTTAAATTATTGATTGGCATTGAATTTGTAAAAGCAAAGGAGGAAGATGAAATGCGGCTAGCTAGCTTTGGATCTCATCATCCTTGGCCCATCTCATGTCTCATGACTTTCTTTTGATTGGGTCAGTCAGACAGGATCCGATAAACCCGGCTCTCTTTCCTCCTAGATATTATTCATTCTCATCGAACTCATGCGGGTTTGCATGTTCGAGTTCacacgacacgaaagtacacgacacgactgAGGATCGGAAACGGAAATAATGTTGGAGAGTTGTAATTAAGTTAAAGGCATTGGGGATGCGGGGGAGTTGGGGACAATCTATGGCCTGGCCAAAAAGTAGAGAATAATTCAAAGGGGCAGATTTTAAAAGGGCCCCGAATAGTACTACTCACCTATGCAGAAATTTAACCTAGCTGGGCCAATAAGGTGTCAATCATTTTGTTGGTTGCCCAAATATACTAGGCAACAATAGTAATGTCATCAGTAACTTTAGTGATGCTCGTGGCAATCTGATTGCTTCAATCAATATTGAAAAagtgtcttcagatccatgctCTGACGAATCCGCTTATATTTATCTCAACGTCTTGCTAGCTCCTTCCGTCCCGTCCATTTCTTTACATGCAATAAACAGTCCGGAGCCTTTGCAAGAGACTACTACAATCATCAATTGCGTTTTCGAGTCTAGACGCAAAAAACAGTGAGCATATCATTTTGAAAGTGTGAGATTTAACGTATTAAGACCTCCACTAAATTTGTTTGGGAAATCTGATTCTTCTTGAAAACCATGAAATTGATGTTGATACAAAGAGTGCAAGTTGGGTGAGTGATGAAGAAATATTATTGGAGTTGGGAATCTCTACACACACAGGGGTTATCCTAAGCAAGTTTTGGACCCATGCACTGGAGTTGAAAGCTCCCCTTCCGTGCATATGAAGACATACATTGAGACACCCTCTTTAACTCATCAAGATTCTCCATGCACCCAATCAATGCTCTCTGCACTACTTGGATTATTGGATTCTCAATCTATTGTGAGTTATCCCCACATCATTGTTCTTTCGATCTTTCGgctgattttcaaaaattaataatgaaACCTGAGTTCTGCAAATATATTATTACGGGACAGTTTTGTTGATTGAAAATTGCTTTTGCAAAGATTTACACGGGTGTTTGGCGTAGATTTTAAGTTGCTTTTCTTGATTAGAAGTTTGCTTCTACTTTTGTGTTTATTTGGGCTTATATATGCAGGGATTCAATAAACTTTGGACTTTAAACTCAAAATTATACATTTGTGTAATAACTTAGAAGTTGGtttaaattagaaataaatCAGATTTATAGTCAGATTGAGGAGGATGTACTTTTTCAATaacttattctatttttttgattttttataataaaaatcaatttaaacacTAAAATAAGTAatctaataatttattttattattttagtaataataagtcatatataatataaaattactcTGGACAAATAATTTAAACTGAGCAGtactattatattaaattattataaatcataattttaaatatactgTGTTTCCCTTTGTTTGGGATGGTAGGCTTAAAATGAAAGCATGTCCGACTTTACTTTAAGATTTTTGTtggtattaaaattaaaaaatgtccAAAACCAAAGTTTCCGAGTTGGTGCCAAAATGCTACTGGCAcatgaataattaaataatactttgtaaaaataattaagTCCTTTTTCTTCTGATACATATCATGAGATCACCAACTTCCAGGCTCATCTTTTTCAACTGTCTTTACCAGACAATTATTATTACAAAATTTGGAGTAATGGCCCCTTGGCTGATTCCCAAATCTATTATACACATAAGTTGGATTGCTTTATTGGATCATTAGGCCTAATTTAATTATCTAATTCTTCTGTACTTATCAAACCAACTGATAATGAAACCTTGCTTTAAAAAGACTTATGATGTAAAGTAAAATtctttaactaaaataataCCACCACACAATAAATTTATAGGCTTGGATCTAGCTTGAGGTCTAATCATAGGGGTAATATGGTACTATTATTAACAATATGCATAATACcaaatctataaattataatgCATGTTACCTAAACAGAAATATTCTTGTCCTTGCTGATGCTGATTGCTGATAGGATATGTGTCAATGCTGTTAGTTCCCGTAAAATCGCAAATTATgtcatttgaaatatatattagattCTTGAATTACAACTTCTGTAACACTGTATAGGATTTTTGAAAAGAGAATAGAACAGTTGGTCAACTTGTGCTCTCTGTTGCTAAAGTGTCCTGACAGTTTAAAAGTGGAAGAACAAGTCCAAACTGCATCATGTTCTTAACAGATCCAGTCCTGgaagattttttttcataagCATAACAAATCTTCATATATTcaaaaaacacaactaaaaAGAACAAATTTTTAGTAACGAGGCGAGGATATAAgtgcactacaagaaaaacgggaTTATTTTTTACTGTCGAATTGATAGGAAAAGACCCTGTACAGTGTAACGCTGATTAATTTTCATGCGGTTTTGTTCTGATTATGACAGAAAAAAAATGTGTGTGTTTACTGGAGGAGGGTGTTGTCTTATTGGATGCAtgaacatatatttatgcagaaTTCAGTAGGTAAATGCTTTCTCTGAGACTAGCAGAAGAAAACAAGGATTGGTATCTGATTTGATCCCCAGTTTCTGTAGTTAACAGAAGCACTTTGGTCCCCTAACTACTGGTTTTCTCTATGCCCCAATAGTTGGTGCTAGATTTGATTCTCCAACAATACAAATCTTTGCATTTGTTGTTTGTTTCTCTCCAGCTGCATCCTGTTCATTAGAAATAACTTTGTTTCTAACCTTGGGCCTGATCTACATTTTCATTTCTTAACTTTTACTGTATGTTAGGCACTTGGACCAGGTGTGGGTTAGTCCTAGCCCATACCTGCTAGCTCTACTCTGCACTTTTATGTTTGTCTGGCAGATGCCAAGAGAGAAAAACAAGCTGGTGACAGTAATGTTTTTGCAGATGATAtagcaaataaaaatattagtttttgcaGATTTCGCGATATACTAGATAACTTAGTTTTGCAAGAGAAAATGAAGGGTCTGATCAATGTAGCTGATAAAAatcttttgaatttatattgGCTTTTCTGGAAGATATTCCATACAATCTCACCACAAGGACTTGGATATACAGCTTCTTTAGACTAACAGGAGATAGTTTTGTGTTTACCTTTGAGCTATAATCAAGTAATATGAACTGAACATTATCTGTTTAATCTTTCAACTTACTTTCTTTTTTAGTCTGCAGCAgcttcaatttcttctcaatgCTCGTCTAACCAAAGAAATCTTACTCGGATCACCTCCCCATTCTTCAAATATAGTCAACTGATTCCCAGTAGGTTTGAGCCATGATTGAGGAATATGATACCTGGAGACCACTAGTTATGACCTCTTGAACGCTTGGTTAGAGGCacagaatttgaaaaaaatataaaaagtgtCTCACCATTTCTGAGAGGGTTCTCCACAACCGGTTAGGCATTTATTCTGATTGTAGGATCCAACATAATTACACGCGCCACAGTTATGATCACGTGCAATGTATCCAGGCCAATGGCGTCCAATGCTTTCACCATTTACCCATATTTGACCTTTTCCCATGCCACTCATATCTAAAGCGTATGGGCCTGGTTCTTGAGGATTGTCGAAAGTAGCCTGCAAATTCATAGCAGTTGATGAGAGGGACATAAGATCACCATAATCAATCATGCACTGATTTAGCAATTTTATAGATTTACCTTGTACCATGACAGGGGTTGCTTCTGAGCAACTGAGGAACCTTCCAACCAGCTGACAGAGGAACTTCTATCAATTGTGTGAAGATTTAGAGTTTCGCCTTTTAAGCCAACCTGCTCATATAAGCAAACATCAAAAACATGAAAGCGCTTAGACAATGATTGAGCGAAAGATATAAGAAACCATGCAACACGAGctacaagtttcaaaaaaaaacaccaTATCACCATCAAGATCTCAAGTTTCTCAAGAATTTCTAGTGTAAAATTCATTCAAATCTTGAAGTACATGGTATTAAAAAAGTATATACTGTAAAAGCAGACCTTGTATGACCATGTCTGCTTTGTTAAGTCACGGGTTCCCTCATTGAGACCACTTAAGGTTATTGGACCAAGGACTCCTGCATTCCATCTCTCATAATGCAGGTCAACATTCTGCAATTACTTCACAATTAGATTCATATAGACTTGAAAGTAAATTTTACCAGCCGTATAGCTTCTAAAAGAAGCCAGGTAGCTATTAGTCAACTGACCGGAAGACCTGCACATGAGCTTAGTAAAGAGATCGTATTAGTGCCAGCCGTTAACTTCACATCGCCAGTAAATGTCAGACTTGTCTTCTTTAACCTTCCATAGGCAACTCCTAACAAACATTGAAtgcattatataaaaaattaagctATATACAAGAAAATGCTTTTACATGAAATTTTTAGGCGGCTTTGTTGAATTTTCAAAAGCCTTTTTTATGTCCATCTACCTGAtggttgtccattgatgaaaacTTGCAAAGCATGTCCTGCAGACGCTATAGTGATAACAGGATCTTTTCCGGTCTTCAAAAACTCTTCATCTGATGCTATATTCACACTAGAGAAGACAAGTTTAGTAGAGTAGATGTCAAAATGTAGCCCTATTCTTTTTTTGTAGAAGAGATCAAAGAACTGATTGTCTACTTTACGTACTTGGTAAGGTACCACAAATAGTCTGTGGAATCCCTGGTGACATTTATTTGCTCGTACAATCCCACCATTGCAACTGCATCGCTATCATTTGCAGTTGGAACTTCTTCAATGGATGATTGCCAAGGGAAAGCTCCACCTACAGGAATCATCTTCATGTGAGCACCATGAATCGCCTGTAAAGAGTTTATGGTTacatatttgaattattagaACATGTGACATCTGAAGAAACTTAATGTGTTCTTAAATTTCAGAGGACACAGAGAAAAAAAATTCCCACTTTCAAAATTCACATGGACTGTCTCTGCATGttacaaatttatgtaataaatgTACGTTCCTTACTTTTGCTGTGTTGAAAATCTCGTTCTTGCAGTCAGGGAGAATGCTGATGGACCAAGGAGGCAGATCATATTGCATATTAGAATAGGTTACATTTGCCGAAGATGTGGTATCATAGTTGGCAAGAAATGCAGCACAAGCTCCAGAATTTGACCTATATTCATGAACCTTCAAATGAATGTATGTGAGGACGAGGGATTTAAATAcattacttttttatattagtattctATTCAGCTAAATCAACTAACCTCAGAATTTTTGCCTAGTGACCAAACTGTAGGATACGATGAAACTAAAGCTGGTTCACATCGTTTGATGGCTTTATGCAACAGTCGCAGATGCCCCCATTTTGGCTCCCTTATTAATCCTAATACATTATTGATCAGTACAGCAGCAAAAgagttatattaaaataaaaaatttaatttgcatCTACTAATCTAAAAGAAAACTACGAAATCAAGTAATTAGTATTATGGAATCTTGCAGGGGTACCGTATTCATCCAGAGGTGCATCATAGTCATAGCTAGTGGTGACGAAGAGACCAGACTCCCGACCAAAGTTTGTTCCTCCGTGGTACTGAAAAACAAGTGATAAGATAATTAAGAACAAAGATTAACACATTGTATATACACAGATATTAGAAGTGTGATGAAGGGTATAAAACAATCCTAGGCACTACAAAAGTGACTTACCATATAGTAATTGACGAATGAACCATTTGCTTGTATGAATCTGGCAACTGCAAATGCCAAGTCTTCAACTGGTCTGTAAGGGACTGCACCACCAAATTCTGTAAACCTATGTAAATGAGATGTTTACTAACATATTAGAATTGTAGAGGGTACTGATAAACGTATGAACTGTACTAAAActattagagatgacatgataGAGACTAGGAAGACTTCTCCTACAAATGACTTGTGAAATTATATTAAGGTTTTTAGTATCAATCTCCAATATTCTCCATACACAAGTATTAAGTGTATAAAACAGATTATAGTCATGCAACTTACCAGCTAGTCCAGAGTTCTGTCCACATTTTGGGTTTATACGGCTTGTTAGGTGAGTGTTTTGAACAGTAGAAGTCGTTACAAGTATTAATCtgtcatttcaaaaaaaaatgtgagCATAATTATCCCTGTAATTTATGATGCAGAGCACAAATTAAGAGAAAACTCCGTTAAAGCTATTAGATCTTCCATCTGAAGAGGCCTTTAAGTTTGCTTACAATCGGATCTGGAGCATCATCCTGTTTGCACATGATCCACGGGACATTAGTGTCTAGACTCACAGCCATATGTGCAAACCAGTTTGTATAAGCTCTTCCAGGAGCACCAATTTGCCGTTCTATTGAGCCATATTCATTCTCAATCTGTATAGATTactaataatcaaaattattatgTATTGCTATTCCTTATTAATAAATACTAATCACTTATAGAAAACTAACAGTGGAATCATTTGTACTATACTTTGGTATAAAGGGTTAATGTAAAGTGACCTGAGACATTATGATTGGGCCACCCTGAGGCTCAAACATATTTTCTGACTTCATCATATCGACAATTTTTGCTGTGAAATTTTGCATTGCTGCCTGCATGCGTAAAGTGAGCATTAGCCAAGAGCTGTAGAATGTAGAAAGCTTCAGTcattaacataattaattaaaggtTCAATTTTTGATGCAATTAACCTTGAAAGGTTCGTTATCCGTCCTAAAATCTATGCCAGGTACATATTTAAGCCAAACTGGGAATCCCCTGCATCAAAACAAAGcattaaatcatcaaaatgactATACATATACTTCTATGTAAGAAGCACCCATGTTCCCTAATTGCATTCTATTATGCAGACTACATTTTCATATCTAAGATACATTTGGTAGTTCTGGACAAAATTAAATACATTGAATGTCTGTTACCCGAAATTCCACTCAGCACAGACATAGGGGCCTATTCGAAGGTGGACATAAAGTCCAGCTTGCTGTACCACTTTGAGAAAACGAACAAGATCATATCTTCCTTCAAAGTTAAACTGAAGAAGACATCAAACGAATTGTTCAGCTTAGCATAAAGTCATGCATGCATAATGAAGTGGAAATATTCGAAGTGCAGCCTTAATTCCACTGTAGATTATGCAGAGGACCCTCTCCtttaaatttctataatatatctttttcaagttatttttaaatgaGGTCTGTATTGTCTAAAAGGTATAGAAATTTAATCTTTGCGAATAGAAATTGTGCAGGGTTGTATCGCACCAGCATTCAGTATTATAAACTTTCAAGTGTCACTCATGGGATGTAACGCTGGAAAGTAAGTAGAAAAAACTTTGTAAGTGTCACACATGTCGAAAACACATAATGCCTGAAACACATTTCAATTTCCAAAcatcactttcttcattatGGTATTCTGGGACAAACTTGACAACCTGAACTCCTACTTTCCACAAATTCATATCAATGTCAAGTATGATTACGTTTATAATCTCAATTCTGTTACCAATCAGGAAGAGGATCACCTTTCCGGGGGATGGCTCATGGCCATTCCAGAACACATAAGTCTGAATAACATCTAATCCTCCGTCTTTCGCCTTCTGAATCAGATCAGGCCACATCTACATTCccacacaaataaaaaataaataaaaaaatatgataagacTTATAACATATTAAGCTCAAAGAATACCTCAGGAGTGCTTCTTGGGTAGTGAATAGAACCCGAAAACAGAATCCTCCTCTGACCATTGATGATGATAGCTTTGTCATCATACGAAACTGTGGCAGTCACAGAAGAGCAAACAAATGAAAAAATGACTAGCAAAATGCTGATCTTCAACATTGAGCTAAGCTTGAATTATTGCTTTTTTGTTCATGCACTTCACAAATACTGCTAGAACTTAACAAGTAAGAGAAGAGTGTAAGCAAGAGGAAAGTGAGTCTTTGCTTGCAATCTTTATTAGTATCTCTTGAAAAAGAGTTGCATTCTTTGTTTTGGCTCTTTTGTGCTTGGCATACAAATGTGAAAAAAGCCAACTTCAAAGCACTTTAAAGGGAGATAATTGAGGAGTAGATATATCATAAATGTAATGTGTGTACAAATAGCTCTTAAGTCTCAACATTTTTTACACGAAACTTCTTTCTTCTATTTGAGGTACTTACAACTGCCTTTGATCTCACTTCTCTTGACTTTTTCTCTATCTCTCATCATTCTATAATACTACCTTTTATAATTCTTGGAAAAAGGTTCTATGCAAACCATGATAAACCGAGAACCCGAAAATTatgttgaataatataagatCCTGTTAGAGTATTTTGCGAAACCTTTGTTTTTTTGAAGATAGTATTTTGTGGAAAGATAACTTATTTACTTAACATTATACCAGAGTTAAGCTCACTGACAGATCAAAAATATCAGGTTCGAGTTTTCCCACCCACCcgcattaaatataataat of Daucus carota subsp. sativus chromosome 3, DH1 v3.0, whole genome shotgun sequence contains these proteins:
- the LOC108214742 gene encoding probable polyamine oxidase 5 — translated: MVVKKPRIVIIGAGMAGLTAANKLYTAQKDGESFEVCVFEGGSRIGGRINTSEFGGDRIELGATWIHGIGNSPVHKIAQETGSLQSEQPWECMDGFLDDPVTVAEGGFEVSPSLVEVITNLFNSLMDFAQGKNVEFQENVAAKAFLNCGSEKPSLGLFLRNGLEAYWDSVKNGEEDVGWSRKLLEEAIFAMHENTQRTYTSAGDLLNLDYNAESEYRMFPGEEITIAKGYMSIIESIASVLPDGMIQLGRKVEKIEWQPSSCHGTTRPVKLHFSDGTSFSADHVIVTVSLGVLKARIRDESTMFLPPLPSFKNQAISKLGYGVVNKLFLQVNTTHDQETNESSKFPFLQMAFHQSDSKLKNPNIPWWLRRTAYISPIYKKSSVVLAWLAGKEASALESLDDEEILNKVSTTISSFLSSPTKLCNGNASSLGNYDGKELKFTNVLRTKWGTDPLFMGSYSYVAVGSSGEDIDKLAEPLPENGSASAPAPLQILFAGEATHRTHYSTTHGAYFSGLREANRLLKYYKCISDL
- the LOC108214741 gene encoding beta-galactosidase encodes the protein MLKISILLVIFSFVCSSVTATVSYDDKAIIINGQRRILFSGSIHYPRSTPEMWPDLIQKAKDGGLDVIQTYVFWNGHEPSPGKFNFEGRYDLVRFLKVVQQAGLYVHLRIGPYVCAEWNFGGFPVWLKYVPGIDFRTDNEPFKAAMQNFTAKIVDMMKSENMFEPQGGPIIMSQIENEYGSIERQIGAPGRAYTNWFAHMAVSLDTNVPWIMCKQDDAPDPIINTCNDFYCSKHSPNKPYKPKMWTELWTSWFTEFGGAVPYRPVEDLAFAVARFIQANGSFVNYYMYHGGTNFGRESGLFVTTSYDYDAPLDEYGLIREPKWGHLRLLHKAIKRCEPALVSSYPTVWSLGKNSEVHEYRSNSGACAAFLANYDTTSSANVTYSNMQYDLPPWSISILPDCKNEIFNTAKAIHGAHMKMIPVGGAFPWQSSIEEVPTANDSDAVAMVGLYEQINVTRDSTDYLWYLTNVNIASDEEFLKTGKDPVITIASAGHALQVFINGQPSGVAYGRLKKTSLTFTGDVKLTAGTNTISLLSSCAGLPNVDLHYERWNAGVLGPITLSGLNEGTRDLTKQTWSYKVGLKGETLNLHTIDRSSSVSWLEGSSVAQKQPLSWYKATFDNPQEPGPYALDMSGMGKGQIWVNGESIGRHWPGYIARDHNCGACNYVGSYNQNKCLTGCGEPSQKWYHIPQSWLKPTGNQLTIFEEWGGDPSKISLVRRALRRN